GATAAGAGAACAACAGTAGTGCCTATGCACACCAACAAGGACATTAAACGAAGCCTGTTAAAAGGAATCTTGAATGAGATAGGTATAGAGAGGAAGGAGTTTTTTAGGAAATATACGGGATGAAGCTGAATGACTCCTTTGGGTGTTGTGAAAGGGTGAGGGAAACCTCAGCATATGCCATTGGCATGCCGCCTTATTATTACTTGTCTCTGAAAACCGTCTGCTTGTACATAATCTGGAATGCCTCGCAGAATTTGATGTCACGGTTAATCGGATAGGCATTCATAGCCCGGAACGCAGCCAATGTAGAGATGTCATCCAGTATGGTTTTTCCAAGAATGGGGAACTGCGATATTTGAGTCTTCATAGCAGTAATTTTACGTTGGATCTCATGATCAATAACGACAAAGAGATAGAGATCTGGACGAACTTGAAGAGTGCTCCTAGGGTTCTCTCCGTACAATAAGGCTGCGCAGACAGAAGAACCCCAATCAGGACGTATTGGTTCAGAAGCCTGAAACCTTGCAGGCCGGCTAAACTGCGCACTCCACATATGGTCCGGATGGTTATAATCTTCATGCATG
The sequence above is a segment of the Candidatus Nanoarchaeia archaeon genome. Coding sequences within it:
- a CDS encoding type II toxin-antitoxin system HicA family toxin; its protein translation is MKLPLLSSKELCKFLEKEGFQCIRQKGSHRFYRHPDKRTTVVPMHTNKDIKRSLLKGILNEIGIERKEFFRKYTG
- a CDS encoding PIG-L family deacetylase gives rise to the protein MVRVDEWNIERLLVLEPHADDGILMAAGLTIKVAESGGEVCYLTLTNGGAARKDSEKLKQERKEESQEADKILGVSKRIILPYDTRALHDNHSDAYNDLLQHIRQFHPDTIVTMHEDYNHPDHMWSAQFSRPARFQASEPIRPDWGSSVCAALLYGENPRSTLQVRPDLYLFVVIDHEIQRKITAMKTQISQFPILGKTILDDISTLAAFRAMNAYPINRDIKFCEAFQIMYKQTVFRDK